The following coding sequences lie in one Arachis ipaensis cultivar K30076 chromosome B03, Araip1.1, whole genome shotgun sequence genomic window:
- the LOC107633694 gene encoding DNA-directed RNA polymerases II and V subunit 6B-like isoform X1, with the protein MASFEDEEDIDMGLADDIAFSSDGEGKEEQGSDNNKNNDLISVQTSTDDKEREKESEKLSDEKMKKPQMTKYERAKILGTRALQISMDAPVMVPLNGETDPLEIAIKELREGVLPFTIRRQFPDGSYKEWNVSDMIDPYA; encoded by the exons ATGGCATCCTTTGAAGATGAGGAGGATATTGACATGGG ACTTGCTGATGATATTGCTTTTAGTTCAGATGGTGAG GGGAAGGAAGAGCAAGGAAGTGATAATAACAAAAACAATGATTTAATTAGTGTCCAAACTTCAactgatgataaagaaagagagaaagagagtgaaAAATTATCAGATGAGAAAATGAAAAAACCACAGATGACAAAGTATGAAAGGGCAAAGATTTTGGGAACAAGGGCTCTTCAGATAAG CATGGATGCACCTGTAATGGTACCTTTGAATGGTGAAACGGATCCACTTGAG ATTGCAATAAAGGAGCTTCGCGAGGGGGTCTTACCCTTCACTATCCGAAGGCAATTTCCTGATGGATC GTACAAAGAGTGGAATGTTTCTGATATGATAGATCCTTACGCTTGA
- the LOC107633694 gene encoding DNA-directed RNA polymerases II and V subunit 6B-like isoform X2, producing the protein MRRILTWDLLMILLLVQMGKEEQGSDNNKNNDLISVQTSTDDKEREKESEKLSDEKMKKPQMTKYERAKILGTRALQISMDAPVMVPLNGETDPLEIAIKELREGVLPFTIRRQFPDGSYKEWNVSDMIDPYA; encoded by the exons ATGAGGAGGATATTGACATGGG ACTTGCTGATGATATTGCTTTTAGTTCAGATG GGGAAGGAAGAGCAAGGAAGTGATAATAACAAAAACAATGATTTAATTAGTGTCCAAACTTCAactgatgataaagaaagagagaaagagagtgaaAAATTATCAGATGAGAAAATGAAAAAACCACAGATGACAAAGTATGAAAGGGCAAAGATTTTGGGAACAAGGGCTCTTCAGATAAG CATGGATGCACCTGTAATGGTACCTTTGAATGGTGAAACGGATCCACTTGAG ATTGCAATAAAGGAGCTTCGCGAGGGGGTCTTACCCTTCACTATCCGAAGGCAATTTCCTGATGGATC GTACAAAGAGTGGAATGTTTCTGATATGATAGATCCTTACGCTTGA
- the LOC107633694 gene encoding DNA-directed RNA polymerases II and V subunit 6B-like isoform X3: MILLLVQMGKEEQGSDNNKNNDLISVQTSTDDKEREKESEKLSDEKMKKPQMTKYERAKILGTRALQISMDAPVMVPLNGETDPLEIAIKELREGVLPFTIRRQFPDGSYKEWNVSDMIDPYA, from the exons ATGATATTGCTTTTAGTTCAGATG GGGAAGGAAGAGCAAGGAAGTGATAATAACAAAAACAATGATTTAATTAGTGTCCAAACTTCAactgatgataaagaaagagagaaagagagtgaaAAATTATCAGATGAGAAAATGAAAAAACCACAGATGACAAAGTATGAAAGGGCAAAGATTTTGGGAACAAGGGCTCTTCAGATAAG CATGGATGCACCTGTAATGGTACCTTTGAATGGTGAAACGGATCCACTTGAG ATTGCAATAAAGGAGCTTCGCGAGGGGGTCTTACCCTTCACTATCCGAAGGCAATTTCCTGATGGATC GTACAAAGAGTGGAATGTTTCTGATATGATAGATCCTTACGCTTGA